A section of the Agromyces aurantiacus genome encodes:
- the dprA gene encoding DNA-processing protein DprA produces the protein MNRLDSTVADVATELAALRRTSDDPVADRAAVAAAILGFVSEPGDGALGRLVAALGAEWTTTALIEHRPGEEWRAAAEAAGAAIGARELSAGLDRWRPRVDHAAFRRALGQAARVGARLVLPGDAAWPAGLRGLDVHAPFALWVRGRVEALAESPSIALVGARAATHYGEHVAIEAAAGLVDRGFAVVSGGAYGIDGTAHRSTLANGGTTVAFLAGGVDRFYPAGHEALLTRIAETGAVVSELACGAAPTRWRFLQRNRLIAAAADATVVLEAGVRSGSLNTAGHAAALGRPLGAVPGPVTSPASAGCHRLLREFDAVCVTDAAQMAELVHVAEAAVGDSDTPVRGDRPTPSGPASHEPVDDERAVLRALGVRRARTVEELAERARVTPGAVMGALGALDAAGLARRAGQGWVRRRSA, from the coding sequence ATGAACCGGCTGGACTCGACCGTCGCCGACGTCGCGACCGAGCTCGCGGCGCTGCGCCGGACCTCGGATGACCCGGTCGCCGATCGCGCCGCCGTCGCGGCGGCCATCCTTGGGTTCGTCTCCGAACCCGGCGATGGCGCACTCGGGCGCCTCGTCGCCGCGCTCGGTGCGGAGTGGACGACGACGGCGCTCATCGAGCATCGTCCCGGCGAGGAGTGGCGGGCGGCCGCCGAGGCGGCTGGCGCGGCCATCGGCGCGCGCGAACTCTCCGCCGGACTCGACCGATGGCGTCCGCGGGTCGACCACGCGGCGTTCCGCCGCGCGCTCGGCCAGGCCGCGCGCGTCGGCGCACGACTGGTGCTGCCCGGCGACGCCGCGTGGCCCGCCGGGCTGCGCGGGCTCGACGTGCACGCGCCGTTCGCGCTCTGGGTGCGGGGGCGCGTCGAGGCGCTCGCGGAATCGCCGTCGATCGCCCTCGTCGGCGCGCGTGCCGCCACGCACTACGGCGAGCACGTCGCGATCGAGGCGGCCGCGGGGCTCGTCGACCGGGGGTTCGCCGTCGTCTCGGGCGGTGCGTACGGCATCGACGGCACCGCGCATCGCTCGACCCTCGCGAACGGCGGCACCACGGTGGCCTTCCTCGCCGGCGGCGTCGACCGGTTCTACCCGGCCGGGCACGAGGCCCTCCTCACGCGCATCGCCGAGACCGGCGCCGTTGTGTCCGAGCTCGCGTGCGGAGCGGCACCGACGCGATGGCGCTTCCTGCAGCGGAACCGCCTGATCGCCGCGGCCGCCGACGCCACCGTGGTGCTCGAGGCGGGGGTGCGCTCGGGATCCCTCAACACGGCCGGGCACGCGGCCGCGCTCGGCCGGCCGCTCGGCGCGGTGCCGGGCCCGGTGACCAGCCCTGCGTCGGCCGGATGCCATCGCCTGTTGCGCGAGTTCGACGCGGTCTGCGTGACGGACGCCGCGCAGATGGCCGAGCTCGTGCACGTCGCCGAGGCGGCCGTCGGCGATTCCGACACGCCCGTGCGGGGCGATCGGCCGACGCCGTCCGGGCCTGCCAGCCACGAGCCAGTCGACGACGAGCGGGCCGTCCTGCGCGCGCTCGGAGTCCGGCGCGCCCGGACCGTCGAGGAGCTCGCGGAGCGGGCGCGGGTCACGCCCGGCGCGGTGATGGGCGCGCTCGGCGCGCTCGACGCGGCCGGGCTCGCGCGACGCGCCGGTCAGGGGTGGGTTCGGCGGCGTTCGGCGTGA
- a CDS encoding ribonuclease HII, whose protein sequence is MPTLRIERELLAGGAPVVLACDEVGRGALAGPVTVGIVVIDATVKRMPAGLRDSKLLPEPKRELLAPRAASWVLASAVGEASADEIDRLGIMACLGLAGARAFAALGVDRGLVAGAPLLLDGNYDWLSQSIEHRAQVVTRIKADRDCASVSAASVIAKVHRDRGMRRAHDETPLYHWHENKGYSSPAHFAAIAEHGPSGLHRHTWLHERPAEAAPSLFDLEVG, encoded by the coding sequence GTGCCGACACTGAGGATCGAGCGCGAACTGCTGGCCGGGGGAGCGCCCGTCGTCCTCGCCTGCGACGAGGTCGGGCGGGGAGCACTGGCCGGCCCGGTGACCGTGGGCATCGTCGTGATCGACGCGACCGTCAAGCGGATGCCCGCGGGTCTGCGCGACTCCAAGCTGCTGCCCGAGCCCAAGCGCGAGCTGCTCGCGCCGCGCGCCGCGTCGTGGGTGCTCGCCTCGGCCGTGGGCGAGGCGTCCGCCGACGAGATCGACCGCCTCGGCATCATGGCCTGCCTCGGGCTCGCGGGCGCGCGCGCGTTCGCGGCGCTCGGGGTCGACCGCGGCCTCGTCGCCGGCGCGCCGCTGCTGCTCGACGGCAACTACGACTGGCTGAGCCAGTCCATCGAGCACCGCGCCCAGGTCGTGACGCGCATCAAGGCCGACCGCGACTGCGCGTCGGTGTCGGCGGCGTCCGTCATCGCCAAGGTGCATCGCGACCGCGGCATGCGACGCGCCCATGACGAGACCCCGCTCTACCACTGGCACGAGAACAAGGGCTACTCGAGCCCGGCCCATTTCGCCGCGATCGCGGAGCACGGCCCGAGCGGGCTGCACCGGCACACGTGGCTGCACGAGCGGCCCGCCGAGGCGGCACCGTCGCTGTTCGACCTCGAAGTAGGATGA
- the nirD gene encoding nitrite reductase small subunit NirD: MTSTIEITTTWVRACAVSDLEPGWGEVALLDARRVALVRVAGEEVYAVDHHDPHTGAPVMARGIVGSRGDRPTIASPLHKEVYDLGTGECFTDPALSLHTYRTRVVGGMLEVELRA; the protein is encoded by the coding sequence ATGACGTCGACGATCGAGATCACGACCACCTGGGTCCGCGCGTGCGCGGTGTCCGACCTCGAGCCCGGCTGGGGCGAGGTCGCGCTGCTCGACGCACGGCGGGTCGCCCTCGTGCGCGTCGCCGGCGAGGAGGTGTACGCCGTGGACCACCACGACCCGCACACGGGCGCGCCCGTCATGGCGCGCGGCATCGTCGGATCGCGGGGCGACCGCCCGACGATCGCCTCGCCACTGCACAAGGAGGTCTACGACCTCGGCACGGGGGAGTGCTTCACCGATCCGGCCCTCTCGCTGCACACCTACCGCACGCGCGTGGTGGGGGGCATGCTCGAGGTCGAACTGCGGGCCTGA
- a CDS encoding YraN family protein: MAHNTELGRRGEQLAADHLEARGMRVIDRNWRCRHGELDLVARDGDETVFVEVKTRAGEGYGHPFEAITARKLARLRRLALEWCGERGAPSGRIRIDAVAVFAPAAAPAIVEHLEGIA; encoded by the coding sequence ATGGCCCACAACACCGAACTCGGCCGACGCGGCGAACAGCTGGCGGCCGACCACCTCGAGGCGCGCGGCATGCGCGTCATCGACCGCAACTGGCGCTGCCGCCACGGCGAGCTCGACCTGGTCGCGCGCGACGGCGACGAGACCGTCTTCGTCGAGGTGAAGACCCGCGCCGGCGAGGGCTATGGCCACCCGTTCGAGGCGATCACGGCACGCAAGCTCGCGCGGCTCCGGCGCCTCGCGCTCGAGTGGTGCGGCGAGCGGGGTGCGCCATCCGGACGCATCCGGATCGACGCGGTCGCGGTGTTCGCGCCCGCCGCGGCGCCCGCGATCGTCGAGCACCTCGAGGGGATCGCCTGA
- the lepB gene encoding signal peptidase I, giving the protein MTEDTRITRDERAESGAPSSRRRSTLLFLRDLVVIFLVAVLVSFLIKTFLIRSFFIPSQSMEMTLVQDDRIIVNQLTPELMPIEHGDIVVFKDPGGWLPARAEETPPPLVAAIDWFLAFVGLSAPDSNDHLVKRVIGLPGDHVVCCNALGQMSVNGVPLDEPYVALPPGETKVSADDFDVTVPDDSLWVMGDNRYNSKDSRYNTETPLKGFVPIENVVGRAVVVSWPISHWTWLDNYPEVFAGVDEGTG; this is encoded by the coding sequence ATGACTGAAGACACACGCATCACGCGCGACGAACGCGCCGAATCCGGGGCGCCGTCATCGCGCCGCCGGAGCACACTGCTGTTCCTGCGCGACCTCGTCGTGATCTTCCTGGTCGCGGTGCTGGTCTCGTTCCTGATCAAGACGTTCCTCATCAGGTCGTTCTTCATCCCGTCGCAGTCGATGGAGATGACGCTCGTCCAGGACGACCGGATCATCGTCAACCAGCTCACGCCCGAGCTGATGCCCATCGAGCACGGCGACATCGTCGTCTTCAAGGACCCGGGCGGATGGCTGCCGGCCCGCGCCGAGGAGACGCCGCCGCCGCTCGTCGCCGCGATCGACTGGTTCCTCGCGTTCGTGGGCCTCTCGGCGCCCGACTCCAACGACCACCTCGTCAAGCGTGTGATCGGCCTGCCCGGCGATCACGTGGTGTGCTGCAACGCGCTCGGGCAGATGAGCGTCAACGGCGTGCCGCTCGACGAGCCCTACGTCGCACTGCCGCCCGGCGAGACCAAGGTGTCGGCCGACGACTTCGACGTGACCGTCCCCGACGACTCGCTGTGGGTCATGGGCGACAACCGCTACAACTCCAAGGACTCCCGCTACAACACCGAGACCCCGTTGAAGGGCTTCGTGCCGATCGAGAACGTCGTCGGCCGCGCGGTCGTGGTGAGCTGGCCGATCTCGCACTGGACCTGGCTCGACAACTACCCCGAGGTGTTCGCCGGCGTCGACGAGGGGACCGGGTGA
- a CDS encoding DUF2469 family protein has product MDEDEFDDYDREVELALYREYRDIVAQFKYVVETERRFYLANEVELVRRDTEHDFYFELSMKDVWVWDVYRADRFVKAVRVLTFKDVNVEELATREFELPKDLALEE; this is encoded by the coding sequence ATGGATGAGGACGAGTTCGACGACTACGACCGCGAGGTGGAGCTCGCGCTCTACCGCGAATACCGCGACATCGTGGCGCAGTTCAAGTACGTGGTCGAGACCGAGCGACGGTTCTACCTCGCGAACGAGGTCGAGCTGGTGCGCCGCGACACCGAGCACGACTTCTACTTCGAGCTCTCGATGAAGGACGTCTGGGTCTGGGACGTCTACCGCGCCGACCGGTTCGTCAAGGCCGTGCGCGTGCTGACGTTCAAGGACGTCAACGTCGAGGAGCTGGCCACGCGCGAGTTCGAGCTCCCGAAGGACCTCGCGCTCGAGGAGTAA
- the rplS gene encoding 50S ribosomal protein L19 — protein MHILDHVDAASLRSDIPDFRPGDTVKVHVNIIEGSRSRIQVFQGVVIGRQGEGVRETFTVRKISFQVGVERKFPVHSPVIDRIEVVTRGDVRRAKLYYLRELRGKKAKIKEKRDS, from the coding sequence ATGCACATCCTCGACCACGTCGACGCCGCGAGCCTCCGCTCCGACATCCCGGACTTCCGCCCCGGCGACACCGTCAAGGTGCACGTCAACATCATCGAAGGCAGCCGCTCGCGCATCCAGGTCTTCCAGGGCGTCGTCATCGGCCGCCAGGGCGAGGGCGTGCGCGAGACCTTCACCGTCCGCAAGATCAGCTTCCAGGTCGGTGTCGAGCGCAAGTTCCCGGTGCACTCGCCCGTGATCGACCGCATCGAGGTCGTCACCCGCGGTGACGTGCGCCGCGCGAAGCTGTACTACCTGCGCGAGCTTCGCGGCAAGAAGGCGAAGATCAAGGAGAAGCGCGACAGCTGA
- the map gene encoding type I methionyl aminopeptidase: protein MIELRTPAEIEEMRPAGRFVASVLEATSKAAAVGVNLLELDALAHEMIRTAGAESCYIDYHPSFGASPFGKVICTSVNDAVLHGLPHDYALEDGDLLSLDFAASVNGWVADSAVSIVVGTPREEDLRLIETTERALAAGIAAARPGNRIGDISRAIADVAKAEGYSINTDFGGHGVGRTMHGDPHIPNNGRHGRGLPLKPGLVVAIEPWFLQTTDRIFTDPDGWTLRSVDGSRGAHSEHTVAITDGEPLVLTRRD, encoded by the coding sequence GTGATCGAACTGAGGACCCCTGCCGAGATCGAGGAGATGCGACCCGCCGGTCGGTTCGTGGCGAGCGTGCTGGAGGCCACGTCGAAGGCGGCGGCCGTCGGCGTGAACCTGCTCGAGCTCGATGCGCTCGCGCACGAGATGATCCGCACCGCCGGCGCCGAGAGCTGCTACATCGACTACCACCCGTCGTTCGGCGCCAGCCCGTTCGGCAAGGTCATCTGCACGTCGGTGAACGACGCCGTGCTGCACGGCCTCCCGCACGACTACGCGCTCGAGGACGGCGACCTGCTGAGCCTCGACTTCGCCGCGTCGGTGAACGGCTGGGTCGCCGACTCGGCCGTCTCGATCGTCGTCGGCACGCCGCGCGAGGAGGACCTGCGGCTCATCGAGACGACCGAGCGCGCGCTCGCCGCCGGCATCGCCGCGGCCCGCCCCGGCAACCGCATCGGCGACATCTCGCGCGCGATCGCCGACGTCGCGAAGGCCGAGGGCTACTCGATCAACACCGACTTCGGCGGGCACGGCGTGGGCCGCACGATGCACGGCGACCCGCACATCCCGAACAACGGCCGCCACGGCCGCGGCCTGCCGCTGAAGCCCGGGCTCGTCGTCGCGATCGAGCCGTGGTTCCTCCAGACGACCGACCGCATCTTCACCGACCCCGACGGCTGGACGCTGCGCAGCGTCGACGGGTCGCGCGGCGCGCACTCCGAGCACACGGTCGCCATCACCGACGGCGAGCCGCTCGTGCTGACGCGGCGGGATTGA
- the nirB gene encoding nitrite reductase large subunit NirB produces MNETASSASGTRHVVVVGGGPAAHRLADSLHARDTERRLRVTVVGEEPWAPYDRVALSTRLADTGADLSLPDTPWDDGHVRLLTGERVVEVSRATRTATTASGLELRWDDLVLATGSSAPVPDLPGREHARVYRTIDDVDALVAETRELAERLGRAPRAIVAGGGLLGLEAAGGLAAIGAEAAIVHSGGWLMSAQLDEGAGRALGRIIAGTGIGLHLGVRPAKVLARSGGVVGVELTDGRRVDADLVVFAIGITPRDELARAMGLELGPRGGVAVDTSCASSAPNVWAIGEVASFEGRCTGLVAPANAMAEVVADRLLGGAAEFTTVDDATKLKLAGVDVASFGDALARTEQALEIVYADPARGLYQKLVMTDDAKTLLGGIFVGDASPYASLRPLLGTELSSEPAAYLSASGVEAPAGDELPAAALVCACNNVAAGTIRDAVDGAHGAHEAGCTDLGALKTCTRAGTQCGSCVPLVKKLLEAELRKSGQAISRALCEHFAISRQELFESIRVLELASFEEIVERLGTGRGCDVCKPVVASILAAQHGSYILDGGRGGLQDTNDRAMANMQKDGTYSVVPRIPAGEITPQKLAVIAQVATDFGLYTKITGGQRIDLFGARLEQLPDIWRRLVDAGFESGQAYGKALRNVKSCVGSTWCRYGVQDSVAMAIRLELRYRGLRSPHKLKFGVSGCARECAEARGKDVGVIATDQGWNLYVGGNGGFQPAHAQLLASDLDDETLLRYIDRYIMYYVRTADRLQRTARWIEDLEGGLDHVRDVVVHDSLDLADELEAAMARHVDTYEDEWAATLADPDRLRRFRSFVNAPGAPDAPPARVEERGQLRPARPDEIARGEAVLVAGARIPVREADA; encoded by the coding sequence ATGAACGAGACCGCGAGCAGCGCGTCCGGCACGCGACACGTCGTCGTGGTCGGCGGCGGGCCGGCCGCGCACCGACTGGCCGACAGCCTGCACGCCCGCGACACCGAGCGCCGCCTGCGCGTGACGGTCGTCGGCGAGGAGCCGTGGGCGCCCTACGACCGCGTCGCGCTGAGCACCCGCCTCGCCGACACCGGCGCCGACCTCTCGCTGCCGGACACGCCGTGGGACGACGGGCACGTGCGGCTGCTCACGGGCGAACGCGTGGTCGAGGTGAGCCGCGCGACCCGCACGGCGACGACCGCGTCGGGGCTCGAGCTGCGCTGGGACGACCTGGTGCTCGCAACCGGCTCGAGCGCGCCGGTGCCCGACCTGCCCGGTCGCGAGCATGCCCGCGTCTACCGCACGATCGACGACGTCGACGCGCTCGTCGCCGAGACCCGCGAGCTCGCCGAGCGGCTCGGTCGCGCGCCCCGCGCGATCGTCGCGGGCGGCGGGCTGCTCGGCCTCGAGGCGGCCGGCGGCCTCGCCGCCATCGGCGCGGAGGCCGCGATCGTGCACTCGGGCGGCTGGCTGATGTCGGCACAGCTCGACGAGGGCGCCGGGCGCGCACTCGGCCGGATCATCGCCGGCACGGGCATCGGATTGCACCTCGGGGTCCGCCCCGCGAAGGTGCTCGCACGCAGCGGCGGCGTCGTGGGGGTGGAGCTCACCGACGGCCGCCGCGTCGACGCCGATCTCGTCGTGTTCGCGATCGGGATCACGCCGCGCGACGAACTGGCTCGGGCGATGGGGCTCGAGCTCGGTCCGCGCGGCGGTGTGGCCGTCGACACGTCGTGCGCGTCCTCCGCGCCGAACGTGTGGGCGATCGGCGAGGTCGCGAGCTTCGAGGGCCGATGCACCGGTCTCGTCGCCCCCGCGAACGCGATGGCGGAGGTCGTCGCCGACCGGCTGCTCGGCGGCGCGGCGGAGTTCACGACGGTCGACGACGCGACCAAGCTCAAGCTCGCCGGCGTGGACGTCGCGAGCTTCGGCGACGCGCTCGCGCGCACCGAGCAGGCGCTCGAGATCGTCTACGCCGACCCGGCGCGCGGGCTGTACCAGAAGCTCGTCATGACGGACGACGCGAAGACGCTGCTCGGCGGCATCTTCGTGGGCGACGCGTCGCCGTACGCGTCGCTTCGGCCCCTGCTCGGCACCGAGCTGTCGAGCGAACCGGCGGCGTACCTCTCCGCGTCGGGCGTGGAGGCGCCGGCCGGCGACGAGCTGCCCGCGGCCGCGCTCGTCTGCGCCTGCAACAACGTCGCGGCGGGCACCATCCGCGACGCCGTCGACGGCGCGCACGGCGCGCACGAGGCCGGCTGCACCGACCTCGGCGCGCTGAAGACGTGCACCCGGGCGGGCACGCAGTGCGGTTCGTGCGTGCCGCTCGTGAAGAAGCTGCTCGAGGCGGAGCTGAGGAAGTCGGGGCAGGCGATCTCGCGCGCGCTCTGCGAGCATTTCGCGATCTCCCGTCAGGAGCTGTTCGAGTCGATCCGCGTGCTCGAGCTCGCCTCGTTCGAGGAGATCGTCGAGCGGCTCGGCACCGGGCGGGGCTGCGACGTGTGCAAGCCCGTGGTCGCCTCGATCCTCGCCGCGCAGCACGGCTCCTACATCCTCGACGGCGGTCGCGGCGGCCTGCAGGACACCAACGACCGCGCCATGGCGAACATGCAGAAGGACGGCACGTACTCGGTCGTCCCGCGGATCCCGGCGGGTGAGATCACGCCGCAGAAGCTCGCGGTCATCGCGCAGGTCGCAACCGACTTCGGCCTGTACACGAAGATCACCGGCGGACAGCGCATCGACCTGTTCGGCGCGCGGCTCGAGCAGCTGCCCGACATCTGGAGGCGGCTCGTCGACGCGGGCTTCGAATCCGGCCAGGCGTACGGCAAGGCGCTGCGCAACGTGAAGAGTTGCGTGGGGTCCACGTGGTGCCGCTACGGCGTCCAGGACTCGGTCGCGATGGCGATCCGCCTCGAGCTGCGATACCGAGGGCTGCGATCCCCGCACAAGCTGAAGTTCGGCGTCTCGGGCTGCGCGCGCGAGTGCGCCGAGGCCCGCGGCAAGGATGTCGGCGTCATCGCGACCGACCAGGGCTGGAACCTCTACGTCGGCGGCAACGGCGGCTTCCAGCCCGCGCACGCGCAGCTGCTCGCGAGCGACCTCGACGACGAGACCCTGCTGCGCTACATCGACCGCTACATCATGTACTACGTCCGCACGGCCGATCGGCTGCAGCGCACCGCGCGCTGGATCGAGGACCTCGAGGGCGGGCTCGACCACGTGCGCGACGTCGTCGTGCACGACTCGCTCGACCTCGCCGACGAGCTCGAGGCCGCGATGGCCAGGCACGTCGACACGTACGAGGACGAGTGGGCCGCGACGCTCGCCGACCCCGACCGGCTCCGCCGCTTCCGCTCGTTCGTGAACGCGCCGGGTGCGCCGGACGCGCCGCCGGCGCGCGTCGAGGAACGCGGCCAGCTCCGGCCGGCGCGCCCCGACGAGATCGCGCGCGGCGAGGCGGTGCTCGTCGCCGGCGCCAGGATCCCCGTGCGGGAGGCCGACGCATGA
- a CDS encoding phosphodiesterase — MDHPRLGRYPAARHVIAHFSDTHFLAGGAPLGGLADTVAHVERAVTQVRRLAGSLAAILVTGDVTDLGEPDAYRRIKDALEPLAEETGARLVWVMGNHDERRPFAEILLGEESDGEPVNRVVDLAGLRIVTLDTSVPGYHHGRLERTTLEWLDDVLSEPAPDGTVLAMHHAPIATPLALMDVLELRGQDELAEVIRGRDVRAILGGHLHYPTQGAFAGIPVSVAGSLAYTMDLSAPPRELVGIDGGHSVSLVHLFQEDVVTSVVPVGSFHEITSFGEQFLRELEGLDEAGRLEMFSRKRQVPAGD; from the coding sequence ATGGACCATCCTCGGCTCGGCCGGTACCCGGCGGCACGGCACGTGATCGCGCACTTCAGCGACACCCACTTCCTCGCCGGCGGTGCGCCGCTCGGCGGCCTCGCGGACACCGTCGCGCACGTCGAGCGGGCGGTGACCCAGGTGCGCCGCCTGGCCGGGTCGCTCGCGGCCATCCTCGTGACCGGCGACGTGACCGACCTCGGCGAACCCGACGCGTACCGGCGCATCAAGGACGCGCTCGAACCCCTCGCCGAGGAGACCGGCGCGCGGCTCGTGTGGGTCATGGGCAACCACGACGAGCGGCGGCCGTTCGCCGAGATCCTCCTCGGCGAGGAGTCCGACGGGGAGCCCGTGAACCGCGTCGTCGACCTCGCCGGACTCCGCATCGTCACGCTCGACACGAGCGTGCCCGGCTACCACCACGGGCGGCTCGAGCGGACCACGCTCGAGTGGCTCGACGACGTGCTCTCCGAGCCCGCTCCGGACGGCACCGTGCTCGCGATGCACCACGCGCCGATCGCGACGCCCCTCGCGCTGATGGACGTGCTGGAGCTGCGCGGACAGGACGAGCTGGCCGAGGTCATCCGCGGGCGCGACGTGCGCGCCATCCTCGGCGGGCACCTGCACTACCCGACGCAGGGTGCGTTCGCCGGCATCCCCGTGTCGGTGGCCGGTTCGCTCGCCTACACCATGGACCTCTCCGCTCCGCCGCGGGAACTCGTCGGCATCGACGGCGGTCACTCCGTCTCGCTCGTCCACCTGTTCCAGGAGGACGTCGTGACCTCCGTGGTCCCGGTCGGGTCGTTCCACGAGATCACGAGCTTCGGCGAGCAGTTCCTCCGCGAACTCGAGGGCCTCGACGAGGCGGGGCGCCTGGAGATGTTCTCCCGGAAGCGGCAGGTCCCGGCGGGTGACTGA
- a CDS encoding YifB family Mg chelatase-like AAA ATPase, translating to MPVARTRSIALVGLAGSVVEVEADLSSQLPAFVIIGLPDAALGEARERVRAAATNAGCALPARRLTVNLSPAALPKHGSGFDLAIAMACLAAARTIDPASVERFVHLGELGLDGRLRPTHGILPAVLAAARAGLGRVMVPLANAAEARLVPGIEVVGVSSLLDAAIRHGGRFDDAATAVIDPVPDDADPDPASDGPPAPTGDLADVVGNPQAIDALLTAAAGGHHLLLAGPPGAGKTMLASRLPGILPDLTPQAALEVASLRSLAGRRVGETLVVRPPFEAPHHTASAAAMVGGGSRVIRPGAAARASHGVLFLDEAPEFASAVLDALRQPLESGEISIHRANAVATYPARFQLVLAANPCPCGGGDSPNEGCACPAAAKRRYFARISGPLLDRVDLQLWVNRITPAKLRMPAEEGRMTSEQARALVERARGAAAERLAGTPWRTNAEIPGPWLRGEGGLHPGGRATRALDHALERGAVTMRGYDRVLKAAWTIADLEGAARPTAQHVGRALGMRQGMAA from the coding sequence ATGCCCGTCGCCCGCACGCGTTCCATCGCCCTCGTCGGGCTTGCAGGGTCCGTGGTCGAGGTCGAGGCCGACCTCTCCTCGCAACTGCCGGCGTTCGTCATCATCGGCCTGCCCGATGCCGCGCTGGGCGAGGCCCGTGAGCGGGTGCGCGCCGCCGCGACGAACGCCGGCTGCGCCCTGCCCGCTCGTCGGCTGACGGTCAACCTCTCGCCCGCCGCGCTCCCGAAGCACGGCTCGGGCTTCGACCTCGCGATCGCGATGGCGTGCCTCGCGGCCGCGCGCACGATCGACCCGGCGTCCGTCGAGCGCTTCGTCCACCTGGGCGAGCTCGGACTCGACGGACGACTGCGGCCCACGCACGGCATCCTGCCGGCGGTCCTCGCCGCCGCGCGGGCCGGGCTCGGGCGGGTCATGGTGCCCCTTGCGAACGCGGCCGAGGCGCGACTCGTGCCCGGCATCGAGGTGGTCGGCGTCTCCTCCCTGCTCGATGCGGCCATCCGGCATGGCGGGCGCTTCGATGACGCCGCCACCGCCGTGATCGATCCCGTCCCCGATGACGCCGATCCCGACCCGGCATCCGACGGGCCGCCCGCACCGACGGGCGACCTCGCCGACGTCGTCGGGAATCCGCAGGCGATCGACGCACTGCTGACGGCCGCTGCGGGCGGCCACCACCTGCTCCTCGCCGGACCGCCCGGCGCGGGCAAGACCATGCTGGCGTCGCGACTGCCCGGAATCCTTCCCGATCTCACACCCCAGGCTGCGCTCGAGGTGGCGTCGCTGCGATCGCTCGCGGGCCGGCGCGTGGGGGAGACGCTCGTGGTGCGGCCGCCCTTCGAGGCGCCGCACCACACGGCGTCCGCAGCGGCGATGGTCGGGGGCGGCAGCCGGGTGATCCGACCCGGCGCCGCGGCGCGCGCCTCGCACGGCGTGCTGTTCCTCGACGAGGCGCCCGAGTTCGCGTCGGCGGTGCTCGACGCCCTCCGGCAACCGCTCGAATCGGGCGAGATCAGCATCCACCGGGCGAACGCCGTCGCCACCTACCCCGCGCGGTTCCAGCTCGTCCTCGCCGCGAATCCCTGCCCGTGCGGCGGGGGCGACTCGCCCAACGAGGGCTGCGCGTGCCCGGCCGCCGCGAAACGACGCTACTTCGCTCGGATCTCGGGGCCGTTGCTCGACCGCGTCGACCTGCAACTCTGGGTGAACCGCATCACGCCGGCGAAGCTGCGCATGCCCGCGGAGGAGGGGCGGATGACCTCGGAGCAGGCGAGGGCGCTCGTCGAGCGGGCTCGGGGCGCGGCCGCCGAGCGGCTCGCGGGAACGCCCTGGCGCACCAATGCCGAGATCCCCGGCCCGTGGTTGCGCGGCGAGGGTGGCCTGCACCCGGGCGGACGCGCGACGCGGGCGCTCGACCACGCGCTCGAGCGCGGTGCGGTGACCATGCGCGGGTACGACCGCGTGCTCAAGGCGGCCTGGACCATCGCGGATCTCGAGGGCGCCGCGCGCCCGACCGCGCAGCACGTCGGTCGCGCCCTCGGGATGCGGCAGGGGATGGCGGCATGA